The bacterium genome includes a region encoding these proteins:
- a CDS encoding DUF4143 domain-containing protein — MQLGGFPKIVLTRDELLRKELLTQYFNDILSRDIVSRHRIKDVDKLRNLALFYCTNFTRPYSFNKIEKVIDFSLSLDSIHRFSHYLKDAFLIDFLPRFSYSLKNQMQTGRKVYFVDNGMHHAIAFKFSEDKGKLLENAVFHHLKKQKKEVYYFHEKQEVDFVCKQGLEIVALINVCYVLDDKETLLRETSALREAMRYFNLKESSIIIGEGEGRRIYEQGFEIQIIPFYQWALDSPVMGQ; from the coding sequence TTGCAATTAGGTGGCTTCCCTAAAATTGTTCTTACCAGAGATGAATTACTGCGCAAGGAATTGTTAACCCAATATTTCAATGATATCTTAAGCAGAGATATTGTTAGTCGGCATAGGATAAAAGATGTTGATAAGTTACGGAATTTAGCTTTATTCTATTGTACAAATTTTACGCGTCCATACAGCTTTAACAAAATAGAAAAAGTAATTGATTTCTCTTTATCGTTAGACTCTATTCACCGTTTTTCTCATTACTTAAAGGATGCATTTTTGATTGATTTCTTACCACGATTTTCTTATTCTTTGAAGAATCAAATGCAAACAGGTCGTAAGGTCTATTTTGTAGATAACGGCATGCATCATGCTATCGCCTTTAAGTTTTCTGAGGATAAGGGAAAATTATTAGAAAATGCTGTTTTTCACCATTTAAAGAAGCAGAAGAAAGAGGTGTATTATTTCCATGAAAAACAGGAAGTAGATTTTGTTTGCAAGCAAGGATTAGAGATTGTGGCATTAATCAATGTTTGTTATGTCCTGGATGATAAGGAAACACTCTTGAGAGAAACATCTGCTTTACGGGAAGCAATGAGATACTTTAACTTGAAAGAGTCCAGTATAATTATTGGTGAAGGAGAGGGTAGAAGAATATATGAACAGGGATTTGAGATACAGATTATTCCATTTTATCAATGGGCATTGGATTCGCCAGTAATGGGTCAGTAA